Proteins encoded together in one Impatiens glandulifera chromosome 1, dImpGla2.1, whole genome shotgun sequence window:
- the LOC124941126 gene encoding protein LSM14 homolog A-like has product MEQTLKRNTYEINTLNKTNTKFEKNFLKRQSDLLDCERENSIELHNEVMDGISLLRNQMVEIQGNMSRADAERLEQADSFARKIQAEEDAKAAADKEKNLITQGDDNSSRRGGGVSTGTRSKRRQTSDKNDRPFKRGGGRSGDRDGRSSGGDRGGRSGGSGRGGRSLSPFRNLLNGEEFSSQGFCYPIDPFVKREDQ; this is encoded by the coding sequence ATGGAGCAAACCTTGAAGAGGAACACATACGAGATCAATACCCTCAACAAGACAaataccaaatttgaaaagaacttcttAAAGCGGCAATCTGACTTGCTTGATTGTGAAAGGGAAAACTCCATTGAACTCCATAATGAAGTCATGGATGGAATAAGCTTGCTTCGAAATCAAATGGTTGAGATACAGGGTAATATGAGCAGAGCTGATGCTGAGCGATTGGAACAAGCAGATTCCTTTGCAAGGAAAATTCAGGCTGAAGAAGATGCTAAAGCAGCTGCCGATAAAGAGAAGAACCTCATTACCCAGGGTGATGATAATAGCAGCAGAAGAGGTGGTGGTGTTTCAACAGGCACCAGATCAAAGCGAAGGCAAACTAGTGATAAAAACGATAGGCCATtcaaaagaggcggaggtcgtAGTGGTGATCGTGATGGTAGAAGTAGTGGAGGTGACCGTGGTGGTAGAAGTGGCGGAAGTGGTCGTGGTGGCCGTTCTCTCTCTCCCTTTCGAAACCTTCTGAATGGTGAAGAATTTAGCAGTCAAGGATTCTGCTACCCAATTGACCCAttcgtgaaaagggaagatcaataa